Proteins from one Pseudomonas sp. KBS0710 genomic window:
- the flgH gene encoding flagellar basal body L-ring protein FlgH, which produces MNRYVSVLALSGIAVLAGCVAPSPKPNDPYYAPVLPRTPLPAAANNGSIYQAGFEQNLYSDRKAFRVGDIITITLNEKTQASKNANSQIGKTSKTSIGLTSLFGGGLTTNNPLGDGDLSLNAGYSGDRATNGKSAAGQGNSLTGSITVTVADVLPNGIIAVRGEKWMTLNTGDELVRIAGMVRADDISTDNTVPSTRIADARITYSGTGSFADASQPGWFDRFFLSPLFPF; this is translated from the coding sequence ATGAATCGCTATGTTTCTGTTCTGGCATTGAGTGGGATCGCCGTGCTCGCGGGCTGTGTCGCCCCGTCGCCAAAACCCAATGACCCGTACTACGCGCCGGTGCTGCCGCGCACGCCGTTGCCGGCGGCGGCCAACAATGGCTCGATCTACCAGGCCGGTTTCGAACAGAACCTGTACAGCGACCGCAAGGCCTTCCGTGTGGGTGACATCATCACCATCACCCTCAACGAGAAGACTCAGGCCAGCAAGAACGCCAACTCGCAGATCGGCAAGACCAGCAAGACCAGCATCGGCCTGACCTCGTTGTTTGGTGGCGGCCTGACCACCAATAACCCTTTGGGTGATGGCGACCTGAGCCTCAACGCCGGCTACAGCGGCGACCGTGCCACCAACGGCAAGAGCGCGGCAGGGCAGGGCAACAGCCTGACCGGTTCGATTACCGTGACGGTGGCGGATGTATTGCCCAACGGCATCATCGCCGTACGCGGTGAAAAGTGGATGACCCTCAACACCGGCGACGAGCTGGTGCGTATCGCCGGCATGGTGCGTGCCGATGATATTTCCACCGACAACACCGTGCCGTCGACGCGCATTGCCGATGCACGCATTACCTACTCGGGTACGGGTTCGTTTGCTGATGCGAGTCAGCCGGGCTGGTTCGACCGTTTCTTCCTTAGCCCGCTGTTCCCTTTCTAG
- a CDS encoding flagellar hook-associated protein 3, with amino-acid sequence MRISTQQYFDTSSSKYQDNYSGVVKAQDQASSGVRVQTASDDPVAAAQLLMLQQQKDMLGQYNGNITSLQNSLTNEESVLASINTSLQAAQGLALQAGNLKLSDDDRKAIASQIGALEDQVLGLLNTKDSSGNYMFSGTKTDTPPYTRNNDGTYTYQGDETPLSLQVSSNLTVSAGDTGKTLLESSSNTGRTQTTLLPPAVNDGKVAISAGLITSGTTYTKSFSDGQPYKLTFSSSTQYSVSDKDGNDVTAEITGNGTFDSTKEGASSVNLRGVKFDISLNLGPDVASGAPADALVAGKAFTLESKPDTFSSSRTASNPSTAQLTGGRVTDQPTYASTFPNSGAVVKFTSGNAYDVYAQPYTPNSKSIASGTMATGATSITAAGVTFDVSGTPGAGDQFSVGATSNKNMNALDTLGQLRKALLVPADGNQVAKNNLKDVLNTTIGNLTNASAQIDQVRGSIGARQNALDIQGQENTSLGLANTSTMSSLANVDMGQAAIDLTLQQTMLQASQLAFVKISQLSLFSRM; translated from the coding sequence ATGCGTATCTCTACACAGCAGTATTTCGACACCAGCTCCAGCAAGTATCAGGACAACTATTCGGGTGTGGTGAAGGCCCAGGACCAGGCGAGTTCCGGTGTGCGTGTGCAAACCGCGTCCGACGACCCGGTGGCCGCCGCCCAATTGCTGATGTTGCAGCAGCAGAAAGACATGCTGGGGCAGTACAACGGCAATATCACCAGCTTGCAAAACTCGCTGACCAACGAAGAAAGTGTGCTGGCGAGCATCAATACTTCCCTGCAAGCCGCCCAGGGCCTGGCACTGCAGGCCGGTAACCTCAAGCTCAGCGATGATGACCGCAAGGCGATCGCCAGCCAGATAGGTGCCCTTGAAGACCAGGTGTTGGGCCTGCTCAATACCAAGGACTCCAGCGGCAACTATATGTTCTCCGGGACCAAGACCGACACGCCGCCTTACACCCGTAACAACGACGGCACCTACACCTATCAGGGCGATGAGACGCCGCTGAGCCTGCAAGTGTCGAGCAACCTGACGGTCTCTGCGGGGGATACGGGCAAGACGTTGCTTGAGAGTTCTTCCAATACCGGTCGCACCCAGACCACGCTGTTGCCGCCTGCGGTGAATGACGGCAAGGTCGCGATCTCGGCGGGCCTGATCACCTCCGGCACCACTTACACCAAGAGTTTTTCCGATGGTCAGCCCTATAAATTGACCTTCTCCAGCAGCACCCAATACAGCGTGAGCGACAAGGACGGTAATGACGTTACCGCCGAGATCACCGGTAACGGCACGTTTGACTCCACCAAGGAAGGCGCTTCGAGCGTCAACTTGCGCGGCGTCAAATTCGATATCAGCTTGAACCTGGGGCCGGATGTCGCCTCGGGTGCGCCTGCGGATGCATTGGTGGCGGGCAAGGCGTTCACCCTGGAAAGCAAGCCGGACACGTTCAGCAGCTCGCGTACCGCCAGTAATCCGTCCACGGCGCAACTGACCGGCGGCCGGGTCACGGATCAGCCGACCTACGCCAGTACCTTTCCCAACTCGGGTGCGGTGGTCAAGTTCACCAGCGGCAATGCCTACGACGTGTATGCCCAGCCGTACACGCCGAACAGCAAGTCGATTGCCTCGGGCACCATGGCCACCGGCGCTACGTCGATTACCGCTGCCGGGGTGACGTTCGATGTGAGCGGTACGCCAGGGGCTGGTGACCAGTTTTCTGTTGGTGCCACCAGCAACAAAAATATGAACGCCCTGGATACCTTGGGCCAGCTGCGCAAGGCCCTGCTGGTCCCGGCGGATGGCAACCAGGTCGCCAAGAACAACCTCAAAGACGTGTTGAACACCACCATCGGCAACCTGACCAACGCGTCGGCACAGATTGACCAGGTGCGCGGTTCGATTGGTGCGCGCCAGAATGCGCTGGATATTCAGGGCCAGGAAAACACCAGTCTGGGCCTGGCCAACACCTCGACCATGTCGTCATTGGCCAACGTCGATATGGGTCAGGCTGCCATTGACCTGACCTTACAACAGACCATGCTGCAAGCCTCGCAATTGGCCTTCGTGAAAATCTCGCAGTTGAGCCTGTTCAGCCGCATGTAA
- the flgJ gene encoding flagellar assembly peptidoglycan hydrolase FlgJ produces MAMDMHKSGFTSTADSGSYSDLNRLNQLKVGADKNSEGNMRKVAQEFESLFLSEMLKSMRSATEALGKDNPLNTPAAKQYQEMYDQQLAVSMSREGGGIGLADVLMRQMQKNKPVEAQSSTLQGPAAAEPVKAKKVDVPTEIAAGTQANGPLGRSNGQRPLWAYRVAEPQGTSAHTNDMELMNQRRMALPSKLTDRLLAGIVPSTQPATQAASAPLRNSAATDNVVNSAARNFAVPSGRMQVYGRAIAQPPLAPAKKAFSSQDEFVATMLPMAKAAAARIGVDPKYLVAQAALETGWGKSVMRAEDGSSSHNLFGIKAGQSWQGGQARAITSEFRDGSMVKETAQFRSYNSYQDSFHDLVTLLQSNDRYKEVVKSADNPEQFVRELQKAGYATDPDYASKISQIAKTMNSYQNFAAAGATTHL; encoded by the coding sequence ATGGCCATGGATATGCACAAAAGCGGGTTCACCAGCACGGCGGATTCGGGGTCTTACTCCGACCTTAACCGGCTGAACCAGCTCAAGGTCGGCGCCGACAAGAACAGCGAAGGCAACATGCGCAAAGTGGCGCAGGAGTTCGAGTCGCTGTTCCTGAGCGAGATGCTCAAGTCGATGCGCTCGGCCACCGAAGCGCTGGGCAAGGACAACCCGCTGAACACGCCGGCTGCCAAGCAGTACCAGGAAATGTACGACCAGCAGTTGGCGGTCTCGATGTCCCGCGAAGGCGGTGGTATCGGTTTGGCTGACGTGCTGATGCGCCAGATGCAGAAGAACAAGCCGGTGGAGGCGCAGTCCTCCACCTTGCAAGGCCCGGCGGCGGCCGAGCCGGTCAAGGCCAAGAAGGTCGATGTGCCGACTGAAATCGCCGCCGGCACCCAGGCGAATGGCCCGTTGGGCCGCTCCAATGGCCAGCGGCCGTTGTGGGCTTACCGCGTTGCGGAGCCGCAGGGTACCAGCGCACATACCAATGACATGGAGCTGATGAACCAGCGCCGCATGGCGTTGCCGAGCAAGCTCACCGATCGCCTGCTGGCGGGCATCGTGCCGAGCACTCAGCCCGCCACGCAGGCCGCGAGTGCGCCACTGCGTAACAGCGCCGCCACCGATAACGTGGTCAACAGCGCCGCGCGCAACTTTGCCGTACCGAGTGGGCGCATGCAGGTCTACGGCCGCGCGATTGCCCAGCCACCGTTGGCGCCGGCGAAAAAAGCCTTCAGCTCGCAGGATGAATTTGTCGCCACCATGCTGCCGATGGCCAAGGCGGCCGCCGCGCGCATCGGGGTCGATCCCAAGTACCTGGTGGCCCAGGCCGCGCTGGAAACCGGTTGGGGTAAATCGGTGATGCGCGCCGAGGACGGCAGCAGCAGCCACAACCTGTTCGGCATCAAGGCCGGGCAGAGCTGGCAGGGCGGTCAGGCCCGTGCAATCACCAGCGAGTTTCGTGATGGGTCGATGGTCAAGGAAACGGCGCAATTTCGCTCCTATAACTCCTACCAGGACAGCTTCCACGACCTCGTGACATTGCTGCAAAGCAATGATCGCTATAAAGAAGTTGTGAAATCAGCCGACAACCCGGAACAGTTTGTACGCGAGTTGCAAAAAGCCGGATATGCAACCGACCCGGACTACGCCAGCAAGATTTCGCAGATCGCCAAAACGATGAACAGTTACCAGAACTTCGCTGCCGCTGGCGCAACCACACATTTATAA
- a CDS encoding flagellar basal body P-ring protein FlgI — MAAALLLALSAGAHAERLKDIASISGVRSNQLIGYGLVVGLNGTGDQTTQTPFTLQTFNNMLSQFGIKVPPGSGNVQLKNVAAVSISADLPAFSKPGQVVDITVSSIGNSKSLRGGTLLMTPLKGIDGNVYAIAQGNLVVGGFDAEGRDGSKITVNVPSAGRIPGGATVERTVPSGFNQGNSLTLNLNRSDFTTAKRVVDKINDMLGPGVAQAIDGGSIRVTAPLDPSQRVDYLSILENLEVDPGQAVAKVIINSRTGTIVIGQNVKVSPAAVTHGSLTVTITEDPIVSQPGPLSNGQTAVVPRSRVNAQQEAKPMFKFGPGTTLDEIVRAVNQVGAAPGDLMAILEALKQAGALQADLIVI, encoded by the coding sequence ATGGCTGCCGCGTTATTGCTGGCCTTGAGCGCAGGAGCACACGCCGAGCGGTTGAAAGACATCGCCAGTATTTCCGGCGTGCGCTCCAACCAATTGATCGGCTACGGGCTGGTGGTGGGGCTTAACGGTACGGGTGACCAGACCACCCAGACGCCGTTCACCCTGCAGACCTTCAACAACATGCTCTCGCAGTTCGGCATCAAGGTGCCGCCTGGGTCGGGCAACGTGCAGCTCAAGAACGTCGCGGCCGTGTCGATCAGTGCCGATTTGCCGGCGTTCTCCAAGCCGGGCCAGGTGGTGGATATCACCGTGTCGTCCATCGGTAACTCGAAAAGCCTGCGTGGCGGCACCTTGCTGATGACGCCGCTCAAAGGTATCGACGGCAACGTCTACGCCATCGCCCAGGGCAACCTGGTGGTCGGCGGTTTTGACGCCGAGGGCCGTGACGGCTCGAAAATTACCGTGAACGTGCCATCGGCCGGTCGCATTCCCGGTGGCGCCACGGTTGAACGCACCGTACCGAGTGGTTTCAACCAGGGCAACAGCCTGACCCTGAACCTCAACCGTTCGGACTTCACCACCGCCAAGCGTGTGGTCGACAAGATCAACGACATGCTCGGCCCTGGCGTGGCCCAAGCCATCGACGGCGGCTCGATCCGCGTGACGGCGCCGCTCGACCCAAGCCAGCGTGTCGACTACCTGTCGATCCTGGAAAATCTTGAAGTCGACCCGGGCCAGGCAGTGGCCAAGGTCATTATCAACTCACGCACCGGCACCATCGTGATCGGCCAGAACGTCAAGGTCTCGCCGGCGGCAGTCACCCACGGCAGCCTCACCGTGACCATCACCGAAGACCCGATCGTCAGCCAGCCTGGGCCGCTGTCCAATGGCCAGACGGCAGTGGTACCGCGCTCGCGGGTCAATGCCCAACAAGAAGCCAAGCCGATGTTCAAGTTCGGCCCCGGCACCACCCTGGATGAGATTGTCCGCGCGGTGAACCAGGTGGGCGCAGCGCCCGGCGACTTGATGGCGATCCTCGAAGCTTTGAAACAGGCCGGCGCCTTGCAAGCCGACCTGATCGTGATCTAA
- the phhA gene encoding phenylalanine 4-monooxygenase, which produces MKQTHYVAREPDAQGFIHYPPEEHAVWNTLITRQLKVIEGRACQEYLDGIDKLGLPLDRIPQLGEINKVLAETTGWQVARVPALIPFQTFFELLASKQFPVATFIRTREELDYLQEPDIFHEIFGHCPLLTNPWFAEFTHTYGKLGLAATKEQRVYLARLYWMTIEFGLVDTPQGRRIYGGGILSSPKESVYCLSDEPEHQAFDPLEAMRTPYRIDILQPLYFVLPELKRLFEVAQEDIMGMVERGMQLGLHAPLFPPKAVPPKPEAA; this is translated from the coding sequence ATGAAGCAGACGCACTACGTGGCCCGCGAGCCCGATGCGCAAGGTTTTATCCACTACCCGCCGGAAGAACACGCGGTGTGGAACACCCTGATCACGCGCCAATTGAAAGTGATCGAGGGGCGCGCCTGCCAGGAATACCTGGACGGCATCGACAAACTCGGCCTGCCCCTGGACCGCATCCCGCAACTGGGTGAGATCAACAAGGTGTTGGCCGAAACCACCGGCTGGCAAGTTGCCCGCGTCCCCGCACTGATCCCGTTCCAGACCTTCTTCGAATTGCTCGCCAGCAAACAGTTTCCGGTGGCGACCTTTATTCGCACCCGCGAAGAACTGGACTACCTGCAAGAGCCGGATATTTTCCACGAGATCTTCGGCCACTGCCCGCTGCTGACCAACCCTTGGTTTGCCGAGTTCACCCACACGTACGGCAAGCTCGGCCTGGCGGCCACCAAAGAGCAACGCGTGTACTTGGCGCGCCTGTACTGGATGACCATCGAGTTCGGCCTGGTCGACACCCCGCAAGGCCGGCGCATCTACGGTGGCGGCATTCTATCGTCGCCTAAAGAAAGCGTGTATTGCCTGTCGGATGAACCCGAACACCAGGCCTTCGACCCGCTGGAAGCGATGCGCACGCCGTATCGCATCGACATTCTGCAACCGCTGTACTTCGTATTGCCCGAGCTTAAGCGCCTGTTTGAGGTGGCGCAGGAAGACATCATGGGCATGGTCGAGCGCGGTATGCAGTTGGGTCTGCATGCACCGCTCTTCCCCCCAAAGGCAGTTCCGCCAAAGCCCGAAGCTGCTTGA
- the flgK gene encoding flagellar hook-associated protein FlgK, with protein MSLLSIGMSGLNAAQGSLSVLSNNIANVNTPGYSRQQTTQNASANNQYGGVFIGSGTTLADVRRIYNDFLGAAYQSSTALNSDANAYAGQAAAIDKTLSDKSTGMSAVLSAFFASLQNAAATPSDVSARQLLITNAQTLSNRFNAISTQLTQQKESINGQLQTMSDQVNKLTSSIASLNSQIATAQGSSTSAPANLLDARNEAVRSLNELIGVTATEKNGQFSITTGTGQSLVEGSVANTISAVPSKNDNSQYTIQLNMGDTPMDIGNVVSGGSIGGLLRYRSDALMPAINDLGRIAIATADSVNSQLGQGLDLNSDFGSSLFGDINSAAAISQRSQAAAGNSAGSGNLNVTIADSSKLSTFDYKVTFTSGNQYNVVRSDGKAMGSFDTTTTPPPVIDGFTLALNGKGPVAAGDSFKVSPTANGASGISVDLKDPNKLAFAAPLAGNASKTNTGTGTFTQPTLTVPIDIDGGAATAQLRTGIENSMPVKMVFGKPAADGTQSYAISDAQGNPIGTGTIIPGQGNKVSVNVPMRDASGALIPGKSFSFDTTVSGSPANGDSTTFSFNSGATSDGRNAQELLGLQTKATVGAVDGNAGVSLVSANSRLVSQVGSKAAQANTDSTATGALLAANKAASNSVSQVNLDEEAGDMIKFQQYYTASSQIIKAAQETFSTLINAL; from the coding sequence ATGAGTTTGCTCAGTATCGGGATGTCAGGACTCAATGCCGCTCAAGGCTCGTTGTCGGTCTTGAGTAACAACATTGCCAACGTCAATACCCCGGGATACTCGCGCCAGCAGACCACCCAGAACGCCAGCGCCAATAACCAGTATGGCGGCGTGTTTATCGGCAGTGGCACAACGCTCGCGGATGTGCGCCGCATTTATAACGACTTTTTGGGCGCGGCCTACCAGAGCAGCACCGCTCTGAACAGCGACGCCAACGCCTATGCGGGCCAGGCGGCAGCGATCGACAAGACCCTGTCGGACAAGTCCACGGGTATGTCGGCCGTGCTCAGCGCGTTTTTTGCCTCTTTGCAGAACGCCGCGGCCACGCCCAGCGATGTATCCGCGCGGCAGTTGCTGATCACCAACGCCCAAACGTTGAGCAACCGCTTCAACGCGATTTCCACGCAGTTGACCCAGCAGAAAGAAAGCATCAACGGTCAGTTGCAGACCATGAGTGACCAGGTCAACAAACTGACTTCGTCGATTGCCTCGCTCAACAGCCAAATTGCCACGGCCCAGGGTTCTTCGACCAGTGCGCCGGCCAACCTGCTGGATGCGCGCAATGAGGCGGTGCGTTCGCTCAATGAGCTGATCGGCGTGACGGCCACCGAAAAGAACGGCCAGTTCAGCATCACCACCGGCACCGGCCAATCGCTGGTAGAAGGCAGCGTTGCCAATACCATTTCGGCGGTGCCGAGCAAGAACGACAACAGCCAGTACACCATTCAGCTGAACATGGGCGACACGCCGATGGACATCGGCAATGTGGTCAGTGGCGGCAGCATTGGCGGCCTGTTGCGTTATCGCAGTGATGCGCTGATGCCGGCCATCAACGACCTGGGACGCATCGCCATTGCCACGGCCGACAGCGTTAACAGCCAGTTGGGCCAGGGCCTGGACCTGAACAGCGATTTCGGCTCCTCGCTGTTTGGCGACATTAACAGCGCTGCGGCGATTTCTCAGCGCAGCCAGGCGGCCGCCGGTAACAGTGCAGGCTCGGGCAACCTGAACGTGACGATTGCCGACAGCAGCAAGCTGTCGACCTTCGACTACAAGGTGACCTTCACCAGCGGCAACCAGTACAACGTGGTGCGCTCCGACGGCAAAGCCATGGGCTCGTTCGACACCACCACCACGCCACCGCCGGTGATTGACGGCTTCACCCTGGCCTTGAACGGCAAGGGGCCAGTGGCGGCCGGTGACAGCTTCAAGGTCAGCCCGACGGCCAATGGCGCCAGCGGCATCAGTGTCGACCTCAAAGACCCGAACAAACTCGCCTTCGCCGCGCCCTTGGCCGGCAATGCCAGCAAGACCAATACCGGCACCGGTACGTTCACCCAGCCGACCTTGACCGTGCCGATCGATATTGACGGCGGCGCCGCGACTGCGCAGTTGCGCACCGGGATCGAAAACTCGATGCCGGTAAAAATGGTATTCGGCAAGCCGGCGGCGGACGGCACCCAGTCCTATGCGATCAGTGATGCCCAGGGCAACCCGATCGGCACCGGCACCATCATTCCAGGCCAGGGCAACAAGGTCAGTGTGAACGTGCCGATGCGTGACGCCAGCGGTGCGTTGATCCCCGGCAAAAGCTTCAGCTTTGACACCACCGTGTCCGGTTCGCCGGCCAATGGCGACAGCACCACCTTTTCGTTCAACAGTGGCGCCACCTCCGATGGTCGTAATGCCCAGGAACTGCTGGGGTTGCAGACCAAGGCCACGGTGGGTGCAGTGGACGGCAATGCGGGCGTCAGCCTGGTCAGCGCCAACAGCCGGCTGGTGTCCCAGGTCGGCTCCAAGGCCGCCCAGGCCAACACCGACAGCACCGCCACCGGCGCCTTGCTGGCGGCGAACAAGGCGGCCAGCAACTCAGTGTCCCAGGTCAACCTGGACGAGGAAGCGGGCGACATGATCAAGTTCCAGCAGTACTACACCGCGTCGTCGCAGATCATCAAGGCCGCGCAGGAAACCTTCAGCACACTGATCAACGCCCTTTAA
- a CDS encoding sigma-54-dependent transcriptional regulator encodes MRIKVHCQNRIGILRDILNLLVEYGVNVAKGEVGGEHGNAIYLFCPNLVNMQFQALRPQFEAIAGVFGVKRVGLMPSERRHMELNALLGALEFPVLSIDMGGSIVAANRAAAQLLGVRVDEVPGIPLSRYAEDFDLPELVRASKSRINGLRVKVKGDVFLADIAPLQSSEHDDSEAMAGAVLTLHRADRVGERIYNVRKQELRGFDSIFQSSKVMAAVVREARRMAPLDAPLLIEGETGTGKELLARACHLASPRGQSPLMALNCAGLPESMAETELFGYGPGAFEGARAEGKLGLLELTAGGTLFLDGVGEMSARLQVKLLRFLQDGCFRRVGSDEEVYLDVRVICATQVDLSELCARGEFRQDLYHRLNVLSLHIPPLRECLDGLAPLVEHFLDQASRQIGCPLPKLAPAAMDRLSHYHWPGNVRQLENVLFQAVSLCDGGMVKAEHIRLPDYGVRQPLGDFSLEGGLENIVGRFEKAVLEALYAEHPSSRQLGKRLGVSHTTIANKLRDYEILKTDK; translated from the coding sequence ATGCGTATTAAAGTGCACTGCCAGAACCGTATCGGCATCCTGCGGGACATCCTCAACCTGCTGGTGGAGTACGGCGTCAACGTCGCCAAAGGCGAGGTGGGTGGTGAACATGGCAACGCCATTTACCTGTTTTGCCCCAACCTGGTGAACATGCAGTTCCAGGCGCTGCGCCCGCAATTCGAAGCGATTGCCGGGGTATTTGGGGTTAAAAGGGTAGGGCTGATGCCCAGCGAGCGTCGGCATATGGAGCTCAATGCGCTGCTCGGCGCCCTGGAGTTTCCGGTGTTGTCGATTGATATGGGTGGCTCCATCGTCGCCGCCAACCGCGCGGCGGCGCAGTTGCTCGGGGTGCGGGTGGACGAAGTGCCGGGCATTCCGTTGTCGCGTTATGCCGAGGATTTCGACCTGCCGGAGCTGGTGCGTGCGAGCAAATCGCGCATCAACGGCTTGCGGGTCAAGGTCAAGGGTGATGTGTTTCTGGCGGATATCGCGCCGTTGCAATCTTCCGAGCACGACGACAGCGAGGCCATGGCCGGCGCCGTGTTGACCCTGCACCGTGCGGACCGTGTAGGTGAGCGCATTTACAATGTGCGCAAGCAAGAGCTGCGCGGCTTCGACAGTATTTTCCAAAGCTCCAAAGTCATGGCCGCCGTGGTGCGCGAAGCCCGGCGCATGGCGCCGCTGGATGCGCCGCTATTAATAGAAGGCGAAACCGGCACCGGCAAAGAGTTGCTGGCACGCGCTTGCCACTTGGCCAGCCCGCGCGGGCAATCACCCTTGATGGCGCTCAATTGCGCGGGCCTGCCGGAGTCGATGGCCGAGACCGAGTTGTTCGGCTATGGCCCCGGTGCGTTTGAAGGCGCACGGGCCGAGGGCAAGCTGGGCCTGCTGGAGCTGACGGCGGGCGGTACGTTGTTTCTAGATGGCGTGGGGGAAATGAGCGCACGCTTGCAGGTGAAATTGCTGCGCTTTTTGCAGGACGGCTGCTTTCGCCGGGTGGGCAGTGATGAAGAGGTCTATCTGGATGTGCGGGTGATCTGCGCGACCCAGGTGGATTTGTCGGAACTCTGTGCGCGTGGCGAATTCCGCCAGGACCTGTATCACCGGCTCAACGTGCTGTCGCTGCATATCCCGCCGTTGCGTGAATGCCTGGACGGCCTGGCGCCGTTGGTTGAGCATTTTCTCGACCAGGCCAGCCGCCAGATTGGTTGCCCGTTGCCCAAGCTGGCGCCGGCGGCGATGGACCGGCTCAGTCACTACCACTGGCCGGGCAACGTGCGGCAGTTGGAAAACGTGTTGTTTCAGGCGGTGTCGTTGTGCGACGGCGGCATGGTCAAGGCCGAGCATATTCGCCTGCCGGATTATGGGGTGCGCCAGCCGCTTGGCGATTTTTCCCTGGAAGGCGGGTTGGAGAATATCGTCGGGCGGTTTGAAAAGGCGGTGCTGGAGGCTTTGTATGCCGAGCATCCGAGCAGTCGGCAGTTGGGTAAGCGCCTTGGCGTGTCGCACACCACTATTGCCAATAAGTTGCGTGATTACGAAATCCTCAAGACCGATAAATAG
- a CDS encoding flagellar basal body rod protein FlgF, giving the protein MDKYLYVAMTGASQNALAQKAHANNLANISTNGFQRDLEQARSMPVFGDSFPARAFAMTERPGTDFSQGAMIETGRDLDVAVSGDGWMAVQTPDGGEAYVRSASMNVDALGVLRAGNGMPVMGNGGPIAVPPEQKIEVGADGTISIRAMGEGPRVMAEVDRIKLVQPDLKNMTKGLDGAIHTKDGQPAQADANVRLTSGFLQASNVNAVEEMTAVLSLSKQFELHIKMMNSAKEDDQAMTRVLAMS; this is encoded by the coding sequence GTGGACAAGTACCTTTATGTGGCAATGACCGGCGCCAGCCAGAATGCACTGGCGCAAAAGGCCCATGCCAACAATCTGGCGAACATTTCCACCAATGGTTTTCAGCGTGACCTGGAGCAGGCGCGTTCGATGCCGGTGTTCGGTGACAGCTTTCCGGCGCGGGCGTTTGCCATGACCGAACGGCCGGGCACCGACTTCTCCCAGGGCGCCATGATTGAAACCGGCCGCGACCTCGATGTGGCGGTCAGCGGCGACGGCTGGATGGCCGTGCAAACTCCGGATGGCGGCGAAGCCTATGTGCGCAGCGCCAGCATGAATGTGGATGCGCTGGGTGTGTTGCGGGCCGGCAACGGCATGCCGGTGATGGGCAACGGTGGCCCGATTGCCGTGCCGCCCGAGCAGAAAATTGAAGTGGGCGCCGACGGCACCATCAGCATCCGCGCCATGGGCGAAGGCCCGCGTGTGATGGCTGAAGTGGACCGCATCAAGCTGGTCCAGCCGGACCTCAAAAACATGACCAAGGGCCTGGATGGCGCCATCCATACCAAGGATGGCCAGCCGGCCCAGGCTGACGCAAACGTGCGGCTGACCTCGGGTTTCCTGCAGGCGAGCAACGTCAATGCGGTAGAAGAAATGACCGCCGTGCTGTCGCTCTCCAAGCAGTTCGAGCTGCACATCAAGATGATGAACAGCGCCAAAGAAGACGACCAGGCCATGACCCGCGTTTTGGCAATGAGCTGA
- the flgG gene encoding flagellar basal-body rod protein FlgG: protein MLPALWVAKTGLAAQDTNLTTISNNLANVSTTGFKRDRAEFQDLLYQIKRQPGAQSTQDSELPSGLQLGTGVQIVGTQKNFSAGNLQQTNQPLDMAINGRGFFQILQPDGTTSYTRDGTFHLDSNGQIVTAHGFALEPAVVVPADAKTFTVGTDGTVSITVAGNPASQVIGNLQTADFINPAGLQAMGNNLFLETASSGAPQIGTPGLNGFGTTLQQTLETSNVSTVEEMVNMITTQRAYEMNSKVISTADQMLSFVTQNL from the coding sequence ATGCTTCCGGCTCTATGGGTTGCCAAAACAGGTTTGGCCGCGCAGGACACCAACCTGACCACCATCTCCAACAACTTGGCGAACGTGTCGACCACGGGTTTCAAACGTGACCGCGCCGAGTTCCAGGATTTGCTCTATCAGATCAAGCGCCAGCCAGGTGCCCAGTCTACCCAGGACAGCGAACTGCCGTCGGGCCTGCAACTGGGTACCGGTGTGCAGATCGTCGGCACCCAGAAGAACTTCAGCGCCGGTAACCTGCAGCAAACCAACCAGCCGCTGGACATGGCCATCAACGGCCGGGGTTTCTTCCAGATCCTGCAGCCGGATGGCACCACTTCTTACACCCGTGACGGTACTTTCCACCTCGATTCCAATGGCCAGATCGTTACCGCCCACGGCTTCGCGCTGGAGCCGGCGGTGGTGGTTCCAGCCGATGCCAAGACCTTTACCGTCGGCACCGATGGCACCGTGTCCATCACCGTGGCCGGCAACCCGGCGTCGCAGGTGATCGGCAACCTGCAAACCGCCGACTTCATCAACCCGGCCGGCCTGCAGGCCATGGGTAACAACCTGTTCCTGGAAACCGCCTCCAGCGGCGCGCCGCAAATCGGCACCCCGGGCCTCAACGGTTTTGGTACCACCCTGCAACAAACCCTGGAAACCTCCAACGTCAGCACGGTTGAGGAGATGGTCAACATGATCACCACCCAGCGCGCCTACGAGATGAACTCCAAGGTGATTTCCACCGCCGACCAGATGCTTTCGTTCGTAACGCAGAATCTGTAA